GGCCGCACTGGTAGCGCGTGCCGACGCACACCGGGGGGACCGACGGCGGCGCGGAGGGCCCGCCCTGGAGGTCGCCGTCCGCGACCGTGTCCACGGTCCCGGGGTCGACGCTCGGCACGTCGGCCGGGTCGCCGGAAACGGTCGGCACGTCGTCGTCGAGGCGGACGATCTCGGACACCGAGCCGTCCTGGCTGACCGAGACGCCGTGCGTCGCGCCGGGCACGTTGATGAGCAGGGTGCCGTCGTCGACGACCAGGGCCGGGTCGCCACCCTCGGGCAGCGCGATGTCGTCGCCGGCCCGGGCACCGCCCGCGTCGAGGCGCACGACCTTGTCGTCGCCGGGGCAGGGGACGTAGACCGTGCCCTGGAAGGCCTCGGGCCGGTCCGGGCGCGCGCAGCCGATGCTGGAGACGTCGACCTCGTGGACCTTGCCGTCGGAGACGATCGCCACGGTGCCGGTCTCGGGGGCGGCGACGGGGACGAGGTCGGCCGGGGCGTACTGCGGGACCTGGAGCTCACCGGACAGCCGTGGCGCGCCGGCCACGACCTCCTCGTCGCTGCCGGTGCCGACCTGGACCACGATGCCGGCGTCCGGGCCGAAGAGGGTCACGCCCTGGTCGTGACCGACCAGGACCGACCGGGCGCCGCTGTGGTCGATCTCCCGCTCGTCCTCGGTGACGAACGCGCCGTCCCGGCCAGACCAGCGCAGCTCGCTCAGCGTGCCCTTCTGGTCCACCGACCAGACGTTGCCCCCGCCGTCCACGACCGCGTCGGCGATGCCCTCCGGCGACTGCCACAGCTCGCCCAGGGTGTCGGTGCTGACCGGGTCGATCGCGCCGATGGTGCCGCGCTCGCGGTCGACCAGGAACACGTCGCTGCCGTGGTGGAGCACCTCGGTGGCCGCACCCGGGGTGACCCGGCGCTGGCCCGAGGTGAGGATGCTGCTCATGTCGTAGGACACCAGCTGGCCGCTGGTGCGGTTGGTCACGATGAGGCGGCCGGTGTACTGCGCGATGTCGAGCTCGTTGCCCGGCGCGCCGACGTCGATGCGGGTCTCGGGGCGGCCGGTGGCCGGGTTGACCTGGATGACCTCGCCGCTGGGGCTGTCGGAGAACCACGTGAGCCCGTCGCCGAGCTGGGTGGCGGTGCGGCTCAGGCCGGTCCCGAACAGGGCGCCGGCGACCAGCGCGCCCGCGGCGACCAGGACCGACAGCTCGGCCGTGCCCCGCGCCGAGCGCTCGGAGCGACGGCCGGCCACCCGCCCGAGGCGGGTACGGATCCCCCGAGAGGCGTGCGCACACCCGTCCCTTCCCGGTCAGGACGGCTCTCAACCCTGTCGCTGGACCTGCCGGTCGACCCGTCCGTGCCCATCAGCGGGCCGCCAGCTCGTCGGCGCCGGCCGGCTGCACGGGCTCGGGTGCCCCGACCAGCTGGGCCACGCGGAGCTGGCCGTTCTCGCACCACAGACCGCGGCCGGTCCCGGTCATCGGCTCGATCGTGCGGGTCGGCACGGTCACGCCGAAGACGTCACCCTCGTTCCACTCCGGGGCCAGCAGGAAGCCGCGCCGGCTGCGCTTGGCGCAGGCGACCAGCCCCTCCGGCCCGCCGCGCTGGCGCGCCGCAGCGACATCGACGGCGGCGACGAGGGCGACCCGGTGGGCCTGCTCGGTGCAGGCCTTGACCAGGCTGGCCACAGCGCCGCTGATCCCGAGATCAGCCACGCCCCGAGTGTCCCAAGCCTCGGCCCCGTCGACCAAGAGCAGTGCCCACGATCCGGAACCTTCCGGTTCAGTCCTCAACCACTCCTCGAGGCGGGCCGCGGCCTCCTGCGGGTCCGCGCTGCGCACGACGTACGGCGAGGGGCCGCCCTGCGCGGCCCGCGCGGCCAGGGCCTCGACCCCGTCCAGGGCGGACGTGCGACCGGAGCGGCTGCGCCCGGCGATGAGCACCGGCCCGGCGAGCAGGTCGGGGGCGATCGGGGCGACCGCGTCGGCGTCCACCCCGAGGGGGACCAGGCTGCCCTCGGGCGTCGGCAGCTGCTCGGGCGTGACCCTGGTCGGCATCGGCGGCACCGGCGCGGTGCCGCGGCCCTCGACCACCGGGGCCACCCGGTCGCCGAAGGAGCGGATGCGCTCGGCCTGGACCGGCGTGCCGACCCCGCCGGTGGTGGCCACCTGGACCAGGCGACGACCGACCAGACCCGCGCCGGCGGCGGTCTCGATGTCGAGCACCTTGCTGGGCACGCCGAGCATCAGGTAGTCGTCGGTGGTCGGCATCCGCAGCACGACGCGGGCGCCGAACGACGCGCCCAGGGCGGTGGGCACCCCGACCCGGCCGGGGGCGGTCGCGACCACGTGCACGCCGACGCGGCGGCCGTTCTGGAGGACCTGCTGCAGGTGCTCCATGTGCTCGCGGTGGAGCGGGCCGCCGCCCTCGAGCTCCTCCACCAGCGCCGGCAGGTTGTCGACCAGCACGTAGACGCGCGGCAGCCGGATCCCGTGGCGGCCCAGGTCGTCGACGTCGGAGCAGCCGCGCGACGCCAGTGCCTGCGCGCGCTCGGCGGTGGTGCGCTGGAGCAGGCGCAGCAGGCGCAGCACCCGGCCGACCTGGGTCTCAGAGACCAGGGCCGCCACCGTCGGCAGACCCGAGATCGCGGTGAGTCCGCCGCCGGCGTAGTCGATGCCGTACACGTAGGGCGCCACGCCCTCGGGACCGGCGGCGTCGCCGACCGAGGCCGAGAGCGCTGCCGTGCGCAGCAGCTCGGTCTTGCCGGCGCCCGAGGCGCCATGCACGAGCAGGTGGCCGATGGAGGCCAGGTCGACGACCCAGTCCGGCTGGGCCTGGGCGGCGGGGTCGTCGAGCAGGCCGAGGCGGACCCGTCCGGTCCCGCGCTCGGCGCCGCCGCGGGCCACGTCCTCGGCGTTGAGCAGCAGCTCGGAGGGCAGCGAGGGCAGCCAGGGCCGGTGCGGGGCGGCCTGCTCGCTCAGCACGAAGGCCTCCTGGATGCTGCGCACGCAGCGCTCCAGGTCGGTGCGGGGGTCCAGGCGGACGTCGGCGCCGCCGTGCTGGTCGGGCTCGCTGGTCGTCGTGGCCGCGAACGGCTGCACCACCACCGCGTCCTCGACGCCCACCAGGGGCGCCCGGGCGCCGGTCCACGCCGACTGCACCAGCTCGGCGGTGCCGTGCCCGGTCCGGCGCACCCACGCGCGTCCCGGCGTACGACGGGAGATGCGGGCCGCCTCGGGGGAGTCCAGGATGTCGCGGGAGTCGTCGGCCGAGGCCACGCGCAGCGCGATCCGCAGGTCGGTGTTGGCCCGGATCGGGCCGGTCACCACACCGGCGGGCCGCTGGGTGGCCAGCAGCAGGTGCATGCCGAGCGAGCGGCCGCGCTGGGCCAGGTTGACCATGCCGTCGACGAAGTCCGGGACCTCCTTGGTCAGCGCCGCGAACTCGTCGACGCAGATCAGCAGGCTCGGCGGCGCGGCCTCGGGGTGCTCGCGCTCGAGCTGGATGAGGTCCTTGACCTCGTACTGCCCCAGCAGCTCCTCGCGCTTGGTGATCTCGGCGCCCAGCGAGGTGAGCGCGCGGGAGACCAGCGCCGGGGTGAGGTCGGTGATGTAGCCGACCGTGTGGGGCAGGTCGGCGCACTCGCGGAACGCCGCGCCGCCCTTGTAGTCCACGAGGAGGAAGGTGATCCGCTCCGGCGGGTTGTTGAGGGCCAGGGAGCAGATGAGCGACTGGAGCAGCTCGGACTTGCCGGAGCCGGTGGTGCCGGCGACCAGGCCGTGCGGCCCGTCCTCGCGCAGGTCGATGGTGACGGTGCCGTCCACGCCGCGGCCGATCTGGGCGCGCAGCCCGCCGGCCTGGCGCCAGCGGCGCAGCACGGCCTCGGGGGCGTCGAGGTCCTCCAGGTCGCTGCTCACCTCGGGCAGCCGGACGACGGTGGGGATCGCGGTGCTGGGCGGGAGGACGGCCGCTTCGTCGACGTACGCCGTGACCGAGCGGGCGTGGCGCCAGGCGTGCTCGAGGCTGGCCCGGTCCGGGACCTCGACGCGCGCGGTGCCCATCCGGTCACGCACCCCGACCATCCCGGCGTCGAGGTCGACGAGCAGGCCGGTGGCGGCGGGGACCTCGG
This genomic window from Nocardioides anomalus contains:
- a CDS encoding fibronectin type III domain-containing protein; the protein is MAGRRSERSARGTAELSVLVAAGALVAGALFGTGLSRTATQLGDGLTWFSDSPSGEVIQVNPATGRPETRIDVGAPGNELDIAQYTGRLIVTNRTSGQLVSYDMSSILTSGQRRVTPGAATEVLHHGSDVFLVDRERGTIGAIDPVSTDTLGELWQSPEGIADAVVDGGGNVWSVDQKGTLSELRWSGRDGAFVTEDEREIDHSGARSVLVGHDQGVTLFGPDAGIVVQVGTGSDEEVVAGAPRLSGELQVPQYAPADLVPVAAPETGTVAIVSDGKVHEVDVSSIGCARPDRPEAFQGTVYVPCPGDDKVVRLDAGGARAGDDIALPEGGDPALVVDDGTLLINVPGATHGVSVSQDGSVSEIVRLDDDVPTVSGDPADVPSVDPGTVDTVADGDLQGGPSAPPSVPPVCVGTRYQCGPGSGPQSDPPPSTPSNPPATIQTPSSNPSSNPPTTPTGSPSGSPSGSPSGGILTIPGGGGGNHGGNHGGGGNHGGGGGGTPTSTPTSTPPGGGGGGGGGGQQLPAPTGVTATQLQSGEVQVTWVFDSRTPVDGFSVQEAGSPTSLAAVSAGVRQASVTVPIGAHRFTVTALKAGSSPQVSAPSAPVSTADRPGAPTRLEGTVVGTASDTAATYSLKWQPATANGSEVLDYTVQAKDQYGVHTVTVKGTTAQLTVDCGQTYCDPTPSTVSVTARNARGSGAVATAQLTYTGPTPPPLPEGGAQLVAGDSTQWSGVDVEGNGTTTLTLAAPDSWRTFAGTCSWTHTGNTNGAQTGTFPCGQGSVQVDIRNGYLYEPGSDGTTTHSIVFHAEGPRGSVDSAPYQWTTTQQPVCEGCQLP
- a CDS encoding FtsK/SpoIIIE domain-containing protein — encoded protein: MQSWILSVRPATETNLPSVDVAVRARPDATVADLARSLGRHLAPDQRTLLLVPNDGGQLWPAERRLSECGLRTGDLVDVGPAPASWRDRPAGSAGARAVLRVTDGPDRGARVRVAAGQATVGRAAGCTLRLTDPRVSLRHARIELGPRPVVHDEGSANGTSIAGAPAAASQVDWGTEIRVGATRIVIEPGDVVDPELPVSVWRPPRFGDPLRDDELDVPAPPSRHKPTPLPWAILALPMVMGAAMFMRMHTAYALVYMLAWPILGLLGYWQQRRTAEKHFQEELREWRIDLEEMLDELDANNLRQRERLLDDFPDEETLRARAASRNSYLWARAEDRAQFLTTRVGTGPVPALLTGKLRDGGDRKERRQAAGEVAERAVLEDLPVLADLTQHALVAVTGEDEAVDALARALLLRIGFDHSPAEVSIAACLGRQRRHHEAWLRWLPHTSARLGGEPPVAVGSRDATALLEHLVAEGDGFGHTICLVDDDAGVPRRTVEAVAQAAVGRGVHLLWLGRSAAEVPAATGLLVDLDAGMVGVRDRMGTARVEVPDRASLEHAWRHARSVTAYVDEAAVLPPSTAIPTVVRLPEVSSDLEDLDAPEAVLRRWRQAGGLRAQIGRGVDGTVTIDLREDGPHGLVAGTTGSGKSELLQSLICSLALNNPPERITFLLVDYKGGAAFRECADLPHTVGYITDLTPALVSRALTSLGAEITKREELLGQYEVKDLIQLEREHPEAAPPSLLICVDEFAALTKEVPDFVDGMVNLAQRGRSLGMHLLLATQRPAGVVTGPIRANTDLRIALRVASADDSRDILDSPEAARISRRTPGRAWVRRTGHGTAELVQSAWTGARAPLVGVEDAVVVQPFAATTTSEPDQHGGADVRLDPRTDLERCVRSIQEAFVLSEQAAPHRPWLPSLPSELLLNAEDVARGGAERGTGRVRLGLLDDPAAQAQPDWVVDLASIGHLLVHGASGAGKTELLRTAALSASVGDAAGPEGVAPYVYGIDYAGGGLTAISGLPTVAALVSETQVGRVLRLLRLLQRTTAERAQALASRGCSDVDDLGRHGIRLPRVYVLVDNLPALVEELEGGGPLHREHMEHLQQVLQNGRRVGVHVVATAPGRVGVPTALGASFGARVVLRMPTTDDYLMLGVPSKVLDIETAAGAGLVGRRLVQVATTGGVGTPVQAERIRSFGDRVAPVVEGRGTAPVPPMPTRVTPEQLPTPEGSLVPLGVDADAVAPIAPDLLAGPVLIAGRSRSGRTSALDGVEALAARAAQGGPSPYVVRSADPQEAAARLEEWLRTEPEGSGSWALLLVDGAEAWDTRGVADLGISGAVASLVKACTEQAHRVALVAAVDVAAARQRGGPEGLVACAKRSRRGFLLAPEWNEGDVFGVTVPTRTIEPMTGTGRGLWCENGQLRVAQLVGAPEPVQPAGADELAAR